The following coding sequences lie in one Flagellimonas eckloniae genomic window:
- a CDS encoding M20/M25/M40 family metallo-hydrolase: MRVILAFLLFLITISISGQSLKKERIHELADEYFIDGLSTLRDFLRLPNYGKSTDNINKNLDWCQTNFQALDFETDVLISNGVKHLFAERKFKRAKRTILFYLQIDGQPVDSSQWKQKSPYIPVLKECSENDCQIIPWDKLTKDFNPDWKIFARSASDSKGPAIAFIQTLRILKEKKINPGFNIKVIMDFQEELGSPTLPELVEKNRDRFSADAMLIMDGTRPPGNLPTLMFGARGIATMKLTVYGANKDLHSGQYGNYAPNPVFALSRLLGSMKDEKGIVQIPGFYEGIEMSENRKKLVNAVPENRRELLETLGIAQPESIGATYQEALQYPSLNARGLRAAWVEDQVRTIIPAKALVEIDMRLVPETPAERQIELVKGFIASQGFYILNGEPTPNERRTHSKLIKVESRIGSRPFRTDLNSPLGNWLDLAMEHVFGSGNYIRMQSTGGSQPIAPFISVLGVPAISVRIPNPDNSIHAPNENLRLGNFHEGLKMCLGILTQNYE, from the coding sequence ATGAGAGTCATTTTAGCCTTCTTACTATTTTTAATAACTATTTCTATTTCAGGTCAAAGCCTAAAAAAAGAAAGAATACATGAACTTGCCGATGAATATTTTATCGATGGCCTATCTACCTTAAGAGATTTTTTAAGACTTCCCAACTACGGAAAATCAACAGACAATATCAATAAAAATTTGGACTGGTGCCAAACGAACTTCCAAGCTTTGGATTTTGAAACAGATGTTCTGATTTCCAATGGTGTGAAGCACTTATTCGCGGAACGAAAATTTAAACGAGCTAAACGTACCATTCTCTTTTACCTACAAATAGATGGTCAGCCGGTTGATTCCTCTCAATGGAAGCAGAAAAGTCCATATATCCCTGTTCTAAAGGAGTGTAGTGAAAATGACTGTCAAATCATTCCTTGGGACAAACTGACTAAAGACTTTAATCCAGACTGGAAGATCTTTGCACGTTCGGCATCCGATTCCAAAGGACCTGCAATCGCATTTATACAAACCTTAAGGATTCTTAAAGAGAAGAAAATAAATCCTGGCTTTAATATTAAGGTCATTATGGATTTTCAAGAAGAATTGGGTTCCCCAACCCTACCTGAATTGGTAGAAAAAAATCGCGATAGGTTTTCGGCAGATGCCATGCTCATTATGGATGGTACACGTCCCCCAGGGAACCTTCCAACCTTGATGTTTGGGGCCCGGGGAATAGCCACAATGAAATTAACGGTGTATGGTGCGAATAAAGATTTACATTCGGGCCAATACGGAAATTACGCTCCAAACCCAGTTTTTGCGCTATCCCGATTATTGGGTTCCATGAAGGATGAAAAAGGAATCGTTCAAATACCAGGTTTTTATGAGGGAATCGAAATGAGCGAGAATCGAAAGAAGTTGGTCAACGCTGTCCCAGAGAATCGTAGGGAATTATTGGAGACCTTGGGAATCGCCCAACCTGAATCCATAGGGGCAACCTACCAAGAAGCCTTACAATATCCATCTTTGAACGCACGCGGATTGCGTGCGGCATGGGTGGAAGACCAGGTACGCACCATCATCCCGGCTAAGGCACTGGTAGAAATTGATATGCGATTGGTACCGGAAACTCCAGCAGAAAGGCAAATTGAACTGGTAAAGGGTTTCATTGCATCTCAGGGCTTTTACATTTTGAATGGAGAACCCACACCAAATGAAAGAAGAACACATTCCAAGCTTATTAAAGTAGAATCCCGCATTGGATCAAGGCCTTTTAGAACGGATTTAAACTCCCCACTTGGAAATTGGTTGGATTTGGCAATGGAACATGTTTTCGGTAGTGGAAATTATATTCGAATGCAATCCACTGGCGGGTCTCAACCCATTGCTCCCTTTATTTCAGTACTCGGAGTTCCCGCAATCTCTGTAAGAATTCCAAATCCGGACAATAGCATTCATGCACCCAATGAAAACCTACGGTTGGGGAATTTTCATGAAGGTCTTAAGATGTGTTTGGGCATCCTAACCCAAAACTATGAGTGA
- a CDS encoding SIS domain-containing protein, with protein sequence MKYLNIDETILTKNGAIFTAKEIAGQPKLWIDIFEKIVVEKEEIQSYMKSALKKTKKIILTGAGTSGYIGYSIEGTVLRKTNIPTVSVATTHLVSHPKNYFNSSESILLISFARSGNSPESVAAVKLADEYSGECNHLIITCNSEGNLAKHSIKNNGYVFILPPEADDKSLAMTGSYSGMLLAALLINDITNINKLKKTVGKLALYGDLILTQHLELIKKVAKLPFNRAVFLGSGPQYGTAMESHLKLQELTDGEVICKNDSYLGFRHGPKAVVDENTLVVYYLSNMDDVLRYEKDLVEAMNDGKRPIAQIGISEKSLKDVDIDELIVLSDNKTYVEEEYLSVSNIILGQLLGFYKSLDKGLSPDSPSLSGAISRVVKGVTIY encoded by the coding sequence AGTATCTTAATATTGATGAAACCATTTTGACAAAAAATGGCGCTATATTTACGGCTAAGGAAATAGCTGGACAGCCCAAACTGTGGATAGATATTTTTGAAAAGATTGTTGTCGAAAAAGAAGAGATACAATCTTATATGAAAAGTGCTCTTAAAAAGACAAAAAAAATCATACTCACAGGAGCAGGAACCAGCGGGTATATAGGTTATTCAATTGAAGGAACTGTTTTACGTAAAACTAACATCCCAACTGTATCTGTTGCTACAACACATTTAGTTTCGCATCCAAAAAACTATTTTAACTCTTCAGAGTCCATATTGCTTATTTCATTTGCCAGATCCGGCAATAGCCCGGAAAGTGTTGCGGCGGTAAAATTAGCAGACGAATATTCTGGCGAGTGCAATCACTTAATAATTACCTGTAATTCTGAAGGGAATCTTGCAAAACATAGCATTAAAAACAACGGATATGTTTTTATACTTCCCCCCGAGGCAGATGATAAAAGTCTTGCCATGACCGGAAGTTATTCTGGAATGCTCTTAGCGGCTTTACTAATTAATGATATTACAAACATTAATAAACTCAAGAAAACAGTCGGTAAGCTTGCATTGTATGGAGATTTAATACTTACCCAACATCTTGAACTTATAAAAAAGGTAGCCAAATTACCTTTTAATCGGGCAGTGTTTTTAGGGTCTGGACCACAATATGGGACCGCAATGGAATCTCATCTTAAATTACAAGAATTAACAGATGGTGAGGTAATTTGCAAAAATGACTCTTACCTTGGTTTTCGGCATGGTCCTAAGGCAGTTGTTGATGAAAACACATTAGTAGTATATTATTTGTCCAATATGGATGACGTACTGCGTTATGAAAAGGATTTGGTTGAAGCCATGAACGATGGAAAAAGACCAATTGCTCAAATAGGTATCTCTGAAAAGTCTTTAAAGGATGTCGATATAGATGAACTTATAGTCCTATCTGACAACAAAACTTATGTTGAGGAGGAATATTTATCCGTTTCTAATATTATACTGGGTCAACTTCTGGGCTTTTACAAATCACTCGATAAAGGACTAAGCCCAGATTCTCCATCATTAAGTGGGGCTATTTCTCGAGTTGTTAAAGGTGTTACCATATATTAG